A window of Aeromicrobium sp. Root236 contains these coding sequences:
- a CDS encoding ATP-binding cassette domain-containing protein: MTNYAIKAEGLTKHYGDTIALDGIDLAVPEGSVLGVLGPNGAGKTTAVRILATLLQPDAGHATVAGHDVLLDPTAVRRSIGLTGQYASVDEQLTGRENLELFARLLDFTRPDARARATELLGQFGLTEAADRRIKTYSGGMRRRLDLAASLVGRPEVIFLDEPTTGLDPGKRDDVWNLVRMLTAEGTSVLLTTQYLEEADALADAITVIDLGKVIAHGTAAELKQIVGGRSLQVRPTNVRDTADIRAVLSRITGRPVEEPTRGLLTTPIEDEKDFTDIVVDLAARGIPVTEIALKLPSLDEVFFTLTGKGVPDDAPADLDKEPVS, from the coding sequence ATGACCAACTACGCCATCAAAGCCGAAGGGCTCACGAAGCACTACGGCGACACCATCGCTCTGGACGGCATCGACCTCGCCGTCCCCGAAGGCTCCGTCCTCGGAGTCCTCGGTCCCAATGGTGCGGGCAAGACCACTGCCGTCCGCATCCTCGCGACGCTGCTGCAGCCCGACGCCGGTCACGCGACCGTCGCAGGCCACGACGTCCTCCTCGATCCCACCGCCGTGCGCCGATCGATCGGCCTCACGGGGCAGTACGCCTCGGTCGACGAGCAGCTGACCGGCCGGGAGAACCTCGAGCTGTTCGCACGGCTCCTGGACTTCACCCGTCCCGACGCCCGCGCCCGGGCCACGGAGCTGCTCGGCCAGTTCGGGCTCACCGAGGCCGCCGACCGTCGCATCAAGACGTACTCCGGCGGCATGCGGCGCCGGCTCGACCTGGCGGCGAGCCTCGTCGGCCGGCCCGAGGTGATCTTCCTCGACGAGCCCACCACCGGCCTCGACCCCGGCAAGCGGGACGACGTCTGGAACCTCGTCCGCATGCTGACCGCCGAGGGCACCAGCGTCCTGCTGACCACGCAGTACCTCGAGGAGGCCGACGCCCTCGCCGACGCGATCACTGTGATCGATCTCGGCAAGGTCATCGCCCACGGCACCGCCGCCGAGCTCAAGCAGATCGTCGGCGGCCGCTCCCTCCAGGTGCGCCCGACCAACGTCCGCGACACCGCGGACATCCGAGCCGTCCTGAGCCGGATCACCGGCCGACCGGTCGAGGAGCCCACCCGTGGGCTGCTCACGACACCGATCGAGGACGAGAAGGACTTCACCGACATCGTCGTCGACCTCGCCGCCCGCGGCATCCCCGTCACGGAGATCGCCCTCAAGCTGCCGAGCCTCGACGAGGTGTTCTTCACCCTCACCGGCAAGGGCGTCCCCGATGACGCTCCCGCCGACCTCGACAAGGAGCCCGTCTCATGA
- a CDS encoding ABC transporter permease: MSTTITLPDSIEQRPPSSLPWARHSLTLAGRSIKKMMRHPEQFFDVTLQPVLFLMIFVYVLGGAIAGSTHDYLQFVLPGILIQTVLFSTVSIGVNLNTDIKEGVFDRFKSLPIARSAPLVGATIAECLRYSITIGISLIAGFVMGYRTSTSILDVLAACLLVLVFAWCLCWIAIWLGMISREAGSVQGIGFMALFPLTFGSSMFASADTMPGWLRAWVNVNPVTHLTDAVRGLLTGGPVAEDAFIALGTAGLILAVFAPLAVRAYRTKA, encoded by the coding sequence ATGAGCACCACCATCACCCTGCCCGACTCGATCGAGCAGCGTCCCCCGTCGTCCCTCCCCTGGGCGCGACACTCGTTGACCCTCGCCGGCCGCTCCATCAAGAAGATGATGCGTCACCCCGAGCAGTTCTTCGACGTGACGCTGCAGCCCGTGCTGTTCCTGATGATCTTCGTGTACGTCCTGGGCGGCGCGATCGCCGGATCGACGCACGACTACTTGCAGTTCGTGCTGCCCGGCATCCTGATCCAGACCGTCCTGTTCAGCACGGTGTCGATCGGCGTCAACCTCAACACCGACATCAAGGAAGGCGTGTTCGACCGGTTCAAGTCGTTGCCGATCGCCCGCTCCGCACCCTTGGTCGGCGCGACGATCGCCGAGTGCCTTCGCTACAGCATCACGATCGGCATCAGCCTGATCGCGGGCTTCGTGATGGGCTACCGGACCAGCACCTCGATCCTCGACGTGCTCGCCGCCTGCCTGCTCGTCCTCGTGTTCGCCTGGTGCCTGTGCTGGATCGCGATCTGGCTCGGCATGATCTCCCGCGAGGCCGGGTCGGTGCAGGGCATCGGCTTCATGGCGCTCTTCCCGCTGACGTTCGGCTCGAGCATGTTCGCCTCCGCGGACACGATGCCCGGCTGGCTGCGGGCCTGGGTCAACGTCAACCCGGTCACCCACCTGACCGACGCGGTCCGCGGCCTGCTCACGGGCGGTCCGGTCGCCGAGGACGCGTTCATCGCGCTCGGCACCGCCGGCCTGATCCTCGCGGTGTTCGCACCGCTGGCCGTCAGGGCGTACCGCACCAAGGCCTGA
- a CDS encoding BTAD domain-containing putative transcriptional regulator encodes MQVDVLGPLRVRADDQDLDLGGPRNRALVARLALDAGRPVAATTLIDDLWGLDVPADATNALQSIVSRTRRRLPDGALDSTPAGYVLQCVSVDALEFERLVAGGRVDEALRLWRGEALADVAEFPFAPSAAHRLGELRLTAVESSLRDRVRSTDDLAVIAELAELTTAHPYRDSFWVLYLTALAAHGRANEALTAYDRLRGMLAEELGADPSPELQELHLSILRGEHGARRNHPALPSALTSFVGREGAIADLQAALVDHRLVTILGPGGAGKTRLAVETARAALDRFEDVWLTELAPVTGSDGILQAILSAMGLLEVSVLDRPSTAPRPDDRTRLIDAVHDVEGLLLLDNCEHLVGAVAEIAEDVLAHAPKLRILATSREPLRIIGEFAYQLSPLTMPHPGSTIDEAMEHSAIQLFVLRAQAVDQSFALTDETMPAVLEICARLDGQPLAIELAAARLRTLTAPQVAARLSDRFRLLTGGSRTALPRHRTLRAVVEWSWDLLEDAERDLAERLAVFPGGVTTESAAAVSVAGDRTEELLESLADKSLLVPVRGETPRFRMLETLREYGVERLVERGTAEAVREAHLRYFLDIAEQQGTRLRGGDQVAAVRMMDLERANIMAALRFAVDRQDRPDAARLVSALAWYWSIRSQHVEACSWADTVLALPGEADPASEICIQALSLTGILVLAGHENPDHVPEWQEPVDRILAIWDAHHPEHQVVDIVLATMAFFGVTGDRELPRANDRWTRATINLMQIVMLDNEGRVGEIVELLEPTINDFRELGDRWGLAMALSQQGMVHSLDGRFAEALASWEEATPLLHELGAGEDADFSTMQITGLRVALASESEMDELRGNLENALIKAGRDGNRRLELTTRISLAHLEHCAGHDEIASGHLEFVLQNLDAVSTFGGGQMEAVIRAGLVVTRASSGDLEGARAELVTASRIGRRTRDMPVIAQVASSAAILAHLDGDDERAATVLGASEAIRGRADLLHVDLRDLRTSLRTSLGDERYEQLHAEGRSLVRDDAIDLALPAT; translated from the coding sequence GTGCAGGTTGACGTCCTCGGACCGTTGCGAGTGCGCGCCGATGATCAGGACCTCGATCTCGGCGGGCCGCGCAACCGCGCCCTCGTGGCGCGCCTTGCTCTCGACGCGGGTCGCCCGGTCGCCGCAACGACGCTGATCGACGACCTCTGGGGCCTCGACGTGCCGGCCGACGCGACCAACGCGCTGCAGTCGATCGTGTCCCGCACGCGCCGGCGACTCCCCGACGGCGCACTCGACTCGACCCCGGCCGGGTACGTCCTGCAGTGCGTGTCGGTCGACGCCCTCGAGTTCGAGCGGCTCGTCGCCGGCGGCCGCGTGGACGAGGCGTTGCGGTTGTGGCGGGGCGAGGCGCTGGCGGACGTCGCCGAGTTCCCGTTCGCGCCCTCGGCGGCACACCGGCTCGGCGAGCTGCGGCTCACGGCGGTGGAGTCGAGCCTGCGGGACCGCGTACGTTCGACGGACGACCTCGCCGTGATCGCGGAGCTGGCCGAGCTGACCACGGCGCATCCCTACCGCGACTCGTTCTGGGTGCTCTACCTGACGGCGCTGGCCGCGCACGGACGAGCCAACGAGGCGCTCACGGCGTACGACCGCCTGCGCGGGATGCTGGCCGAGGAGCTCGGCGCCGACCCCTCGCCGGAGCTCCAGGAGCTGCACCTGTCGATCCTGCGCGGCGAGCACGGTGCCCGCCGCAACCACCCGGCGCTCCCGTCGGCGCTGACCTCGTTCGTCGGCCGTGAAGGTGCGATCGCCGACCTGCAGGCGGCGCTCGTCGACCACCGGCTCGTGACGATCCTCGGGCCCGGCGGTGCCGGCAAGACCCGGCTCGCCGTCGAGACGGCCCGTGCGGCGCTCGACCGCTTCGAGGACGTCTGGCTCACCGAGCTCGCGCCCGTGACCGGGAGCGACGGCATCCTGCAGGCGATCCTGTCGGCGATGGGACTGCTCGAGGTGTCGGTCCTCGACCGGCCGTCCACCGCGCCGCGACCCGACGATCGTACGCGCCTCATCGATGCGGTCCACGACGTCGAGGGCCTGCTGCTGCTCGACAACTGCGAGCACCTGGTCGGCGCGGTCGCCGAGATCGCCGAGGACGTCCTGGCGCACGCCCCCAAGCTGCGAATCCTGGCGACGAGCCGCGAGCCCCTGCGCATCATCGGGGAGTTCGCCTACCAGCTGAGCCCGCTGACGATGCCGCACCCGGGCAGCACGATCGACGAGGCGATGGAGCACAGCGCGATCCAGCTGTTCGTGCTCCGGGCGCAGGCCGTCGACCAGTCGTTCGCGCTCACCGACGAGACGATGCCCGCCGTGCTGGAGATCTGCGCGCGCCTCGACGGCCAGCCGCTGGCGATCGAGCTCGCCGCGGCGCGACTCCGTACGCTCACGGCTCCGCAGGTCGCGGCCCGGCTGTCCGACCGCTTCCGCCTGCTGACCGGCGGGAGCCGCACCGCACTGCCGCGTCACCGCACCCTGCGCGCGGTCGTCGAGTGGAGCTGGGACCTGCTCGAGGACGCCGAGCGTGACCTCGCCGAGCGGCTGGCGGTCTTCCCGGGTGGGGTGACCACCGAGAGCGCCGCTGCCGTCTCCGTGGCCGGGGACCGCACGGAGGAGCTGCTCGAGTCGCTGGCCGACAAGTCCCTGCTGGTGCCCGTACGTGGGGAGACGCCGCGCTTCAGGATGCTCGAGACGCTTCGGGAGTACGGCGTCGAGCGGCTGGTCGAGCGCGGCACCGCCGAGGCGGTCCGGGAGGCGCACCTGCGCTACTTCCTCGACATCGCCGAGCAGCAGGGCACCCGTCTCCGCGGCGGTGACCAGGTGGCTGCCGTACGCATGATGGACCTCGAGCGCGCCAACATCATGGCTGCCCTGCGGTTCGCGGTCGACCGCCAGGACCGTCCGGACGCGGCACGGCTGGTCTCGGCGCTGGCCTGGTACTGGTCGATCCGCAGCCAGCACGTCGAGGCGTGCTCGTGGGCCGACACCGTGCTGGCCCTGCCGGGTGAGGCAGATCCGGCCAGCGAGATCTGCATCCAGGCGCTGTCCCTGACCGGCATCCTCGTGCTGGCGGGCCACGAGAACCCCGACCACGTGCCCGAGTGGCAGGAGCCGGTCGACCGCATCCTGGCGATCTGGGACGCCCACCACCCCGAGCACCAGGTGGTCGACATCGTGCTGGCCACGATGGCGTTCTTCGGCGTCACCGGTGACCGTGAGCTGCCGAGGGCCAACGACCGTTGGACCCGCGCGACGATCAACCTCATGCAGATCGTGATGCTCGACAACGAGGGCCGTGTGGGCGAGATCGTGGAGCTCCTCGAGCCGACGATCAACGACTTCCGGGAGCTCGGCGACCGCTGGGGACTCGCCATGGCGTTGTCACAGCAGGGCATGGTCCACTCACTGGACGGCAGGTTCGCCGAGGCGCTGGCCTCGTGGGAGGAGGCGACCCCGCTGCTGCACGAGCTCGGCGCGGGCGAGGACGCCGACTTCTCGACGATGCAGATCACCGGTCTGCGCGTCGCGCTCGCCAGCGAGAGCGAGATGGACGAGCTCCGCGGCAACCTCGAGAACGCGCTGATCAAGGCGGGTCGTGACGGCAACCGTCGCCTCGAGCTCACCACGCGGATCAGCCTCGCCCATCTGGAGCACTGCGCGGGGCACGACGAGATCGCGAGCGGTCACCTCGAGTTCGTCCTGCAGAACCTCGATGCCGTCTCGACGTTCGGCGGCGGGCAGATGGAGGCGGTCATCCGGGCCGGCCTCGTGGTGACCCGCGCCTCGTCGGGCGATCTCGAGGGAGCCCGCGCCGAGCTGGTCACGGCCTCGCGGATCGGCCGCCGTACGAGGGACATGCCGGTCATCGCGCAGGTCGCCTCGTCCGCCGCGATCCTGGCTCACCTGGACGGCGACGACGAGAGGGCGGCGACCGTGCTGGGCGCGTCGGAGGCGATCCGCGGCCGTGCCGACCTCCTGCACGTGGACCTGCGTGACCTGCGGACCAGCCTGCGCACGTCGTTGGGCGACGAGCGCTACGAGCAGCTGCACGCCGAAGGCCGGTCACTCGTACGCGACGACGCCATCGACCTCGCCCTCCCCGCCACGTGA
- a CDS encoding AraC family transcriptional regulator, whose product MTAGEHVRAWRPAVPGVGEVLHAHFTEHAYPAHTHAFWTVLLIDTGGVSYELERTPHDAPPRSLTLLPPHVPHDGKAAVPGGFDKRVVYLDERWLTLDLTGAAVRRPTLLDEELVSAVGHLHRALASPGDELEAESQLAVISERMTLHLDSSAEPRHRTAEPRLARKLREVLDRDLTDVPTLESLAAELDAHPTQLIRAFGREYGLPPHRYVTGRRVDRARALLLDGVPPAEVAAVVGFYDQAHLTRHFRTTLGVTPAAYARTAA is encoded by the coding sequence ATGACCGCCGGAGAGCACGTCCGCGCCTGGCGGCCGGCTGTCCCGGGAGTCGGCGAGGTGCTGCACGCGCACTTCACCGAGCACGCCTATCCGGCGCACACGCACGCGTTCTGGACCGTCCTGCTGATCGACACGGGCGGCGTCTCGTACGAGCTGGAGCGCACGCCGCACGACGCTCCTCCGCGGTCGCTGACCCTGTTGCCGCCGCACGTGCCCCACGACGGAAAGGCCGCGGTGCCGGGCGGTTTCGACAAGCGGGTCGTCTATCTCGACGAGCGGTGGCTGACGCTCGACCTCACTGGCGCCGCCGTGCGCCGGCCGACGTTGCTCGACGAGGAGCTCGTCTCCGCGGTCGGTCACCTCCACCGGGCGCTGGCGTCGCCGGGCGACGAGCTCGAGGCCGAGTCGCAGCTCGCCGTCATCAGCGAGCGGATGACCCTGCACCTCGACAGCTCGGCCGAGCCGCGACACCGCACCGCCGAGCCGCGCCTTGCCCGCAAGCTCCGCGAGGTGCTCGACCGCGACCTCACGGACGTACCGACGCTGGAGTCCCTCGCCGCCGAGCTCGACGCCCACCCGACGCAGCTGATCCGGGCGTTCGGGCGCGAGTACGGCCTGCCGCCGCACCGCTACGTCACGGGCCGCCGCGTCGATCGGGCTCGCGCGCTGCTCCTCGACGGGGTGCCGCCCGCCGAGGTCGCGGCGGTCGTCGGCTTCTACGACCAGGCGCACCTGACCCGCCACTTCCGCACCACGCTCGGCGTGACCCCCGCCGCGTACGCCCGCACCGCCGCCTGA
- a CDS encoding DUF2000 domain-containing protein has protein sequence MDDTLEPIRFDTKVAVLLHEDLAPWQALNVTAFLISGIATDKDLIGDPYEDADGTEYLPMIRQPIVVFAGDSAQLKAAHAKAVTRDLATAVYTRDMFATGNDRDNRAAVRAVGRDDLDLVGIAVHGPRNGVDKTFKGVKLHP, from the coding sequence ATGGACGACACCCTCGAACCGATCCGCTTCGACACGAAGGTCGCCGTGCTCCTGCACGAGGACCTCGCCCCGTGGCAGGCGCTCAACGTCACGGCGTTCCTCATCAGCGGCATCGCGACCGACAAGGACCTCATCGGCGACCCGTACGAGGACGCCGACGGCACGGAGTACCTGCCGATGATCCGGCAGCCCATCGTGGTGTTCGCCGGCGACTCGGCCCAGCTCAAGGCGGCGCACGCCAAGGCGGTCACGCGGGACCTGGCAACGGCGGTCTACACCCGCGACATGTTCGCCACCGGCAACGACCGCGACAACCGGGCGGCCGTACGTGCGGTCGGCCGTGACGACCTCGACCTCGTCGGCATCGCGGTGCACGGACCCAGGAACGGCGTCGACAAGACGTTCAAGGGCGTCAAGCTCCACCCCTGA
- a CDS encoding response regulator transcription factor produces MTTLRVAIVDDHAMFRTGVRAEIDGPVDIVAEAEDVDSAVKVIAETTPDVVLLDVHMPGGGGLEVIRRLHLRHPDTKFLALSVSDAAEDVIGIIRAGARGYVTKNISGPELLDAINRVAQGDAVFSPRLAGFVLDAFAGTIEVAQVDEEIDRLTEREREVMRLIARGYAYKEVAKELFISIKTVETHVSSVLRKLQLSSRHELTRWANDRRLI; encoded by the coding sequence ATGACCACACTGCGTGTCGCCATCGTCGACGACCATGCGATGTTCCGCACCGGCGTACGGGCCGAGATCGACGGTCCCGTCGACATCGTCGCGGAGGCCGAGGACGTCGACAGCGCCGTCAAGGTCATCGCCGAGACCACGCCCGACGTCGTGCTGCTCGACGTCCACATGCCCGGCGGCGGTGGCCTCGAGGTCATCCGCCGGCTGCACCTGCGGCACCCCGACACCAAGTTCCTCGCGCTGTCGGTCAGCGACGCCGCCGAGGACGTCATCGGCATCATCCGCGCAGGCGCCCGCGGCTACGTCACCAAGAACATCTCCGGCCCCGAGCTGCTGGACGCGATCAACCGGGTGGCGCAGGGCGACGCCGTGTTCTCCCCGCGGCTCGCCGGGTTCGTGCTCGACGCGTTCGCCGGCACGATCGAGGTCGCGCAGGTCGACGAGGAGATCGACCGGTTGACCGAGCGGGAGCGCGAGGTCATGCGGCTCATCGCCCGCGGCTACGCGTACAAGGAGGTCGCCAAGGAGCTGTTCATCTCGATCAAGACGGTCGAGACGCACGTCTCCAGCGTGCTCCGCAAGCTGCAGCTCTCCAGCCGCCACGAGCTGACCCGCTGGGCCAACGACCGGCGCCTGATCTGA
- a CDS encoding PspC domain-containing protein translates to MTEYRRAYRPADRRLVGGVATGVAEHFGIPVLYVRLAFIVATWFHGMGVIAYLLLWRFLPLRQPELSPGLESATRRGLRTSGRPSAFEVFQTVALGAVGVGVMFMIQASGRGIAGSLFAPLLIGVVGLAVIWRQFDDAAWGRWMRQTRGLGFALRVAAGAVLVVSAGIYFLSQERGWGAIVDLASAVAVAALGLLLILGPWITKLLGDLSEERRERVRSQERADVAAHLHDSVLQTLALLQKNAGDSAVVATLARRQERELRAWLYGNDEKPGDSLVAALRASAADVEDAHRVPVEVIAVGDAALDPDVAALAKAAREAMINAAKHAQVDRIDVYAETDGRTVEVFVRDRGVGFDTETIAEDRMGVRGSIIGRVERHGGTATIRSQPGEGTEVALSVPVRTGEQTPSDATTERVPTEEVSP, encoded by the coding sequence GTGACCGAATACCGCCGTGCCTACCGACCAGCCGATCGCCGGCTCGTCGGCGGTGTGGCGACGGGTGTCGCCGAGCACTTCGGCATCCCGGTCCTCTACGTCCGGCTGGCGTTCATCGTCGCCACGTGGTTCCACGGCATGGGCGTCATCGCCTATCTGCTGCTGTGGCGGTTCCTGCCGCTGCGCCAGCCCGAGCTCTCGCCCGGCCTCGAGTCGGCGACCCGGCGCGGTCTGCGCACCAGCGGCCGTCCCAGCGCGTTCGAGGTGTTCCAGACCGTGGCCCTCGGCGCCGTGGGCGTCGGCGTCATGTTCATGATCCAGGCGAGCGGCCGGGGCATCGCCGGCAGCCTGTTCGCGCCGCTCCTGATCGGCGTCGTCGGCCTCGCCGTGATCTGGCGGCAGTTCGACGACGCCGCGTGGGGGCGCTGGATGCGTCAGACGCGTGGCCTGGGATTCGCGCTGCGCGTGGCCGCCGGCGCCGTGCTGGTCGTCTCCGCAGGCATCTACTTCCTCAGCCAGGAGCGGGGCTGGGGCGCGATCGTCGACCTGGCCTCCGCCGTGGCGGTCGCCGCGCTCGGCCTCCTGCTGATCCTCGGGCCGTGGATCACCAAGCTCCTCGGTGACCTGTCGGAGGAGCGCCGCGAGCGCGTACGTTCGCAGGAACGCGCCGACGTGGCCGCCCACCTGCACGACTCCGTCCTGCAGACGCTCGCCCTGCTCCAGAAGAACGCCGGCGACTCCGCTGTCGTCGCGACCCTGGCCCGCCGCCAGGAGCGCGAGCTGCGGGCCTGGCTCTACGGCAACGACGAGAAGCCCGGCGACTCCCTCGTGGCCGCGCTGCGGGCGTCGGCCGCGGATGTCGAGGACGCGCACCGTGTGCCGGTGGAGGTCATCGCCGTGGGCGATGCGGCGCTCGACCCCGACGTGGCGGCGCTCGCCAAGGCCGCCCGCGAAGCCATGATCAACGCCGCCAAGCACGCCCAGGTCGACCGCATCGACGTCTACGCCGAGACTGACGGACGTACGGTCGAGGTCTTCGTACGCGACCGCGGCGTGGGTTTCGACACCGAGACGATCGCCGAGGACCGCATGGGTGTGCGAGGCTCGATCATCGGCCGGGTCGAACGACACGGTGGGACCGCCACGATCCGCAGCCAGCCGGGCGAGGGCACGGAGGTCGCACTGAGCGTGCCCGTCCGCACGGGCGAACAGACCCCGTCAGATGCCACCACCGAACGCGTACCCACAGAAGAAGTGAGCCCATGA
- a CDS encoding PspC domain-containing protein, translated as MNAEDTRTMPPDGDFDPHRIRSITDMKRSKDDRVLGGVCAGAAKYLNIDPVIVRVVIAVLTIAGFAGVIVYAAAWFLLPAEGDDKSVAADWFRLDKNEEQVRVAGLVGAVVLAAVAIVGDGGWFWGGAPWILVPVAFVYYLFVVRPRRRRQAETDLAAQFAPPGVDPADESARGPEFAAAKAGLVARGKRDKAGRDRSWTLTWLTLSVAAIGVAATGIYDAYNDGPHWTAYVAVALGVVAIGLLVSTLIGNGGPLIGLGVLLAITLAIGSLIPRGEIGTQTPRPANATQVESHYLHGIGRIELDLTGLSNPQAMLGRTVKIKTGIGETKVIVPTGLNVRVTSDIDAGEIRVFDRETDGTDTDLTYPAAETGAALTIDIHQRIGDIEVIRR; from the coding sequence ATGAACGCAGAAGACACACGCACCATGCCGCCGGACGGCGACTTCGATCCGCACCGGATCCGCTCGATCACCGACATGAAGCGGTCCAAGGACGACCGCGTCCTCGGCGGCGTGTGCGCCGGCGCGGCGAAGTACCTCAACATCGACCCCGTCATCGTGCGGGTCGTCATCGCGGTGCTCACGATCGCCGGGTTCGCCGGTGTCATCGTCTACGCCGCCGCATGGTTCCTGCTGCCGGCCGAGGGGGACGACAAGAGCGTCGCCGCCGACTGGTTCCGCCTCGACAAGAACGAGGAGCAGGTACGCGTCGCGGGTCTCGTCGGCGCCGTCGTGCTGGCCGCGGTCGCGATCGTCGGGGACGGCGGCTGGTTCTGGGGCGGAGCGCCCTGGATCCTGGTGCCGGTCGCGTTCGTCTACTACCTCTTCGTCGTACGTCCCCGGCGTCGGCGCCAGGCCGAGACCGACCTCGCCGCACAGTTCGCACCACCGGGCGTCGACCCGGCCGACGAGTCGGCTCGCGGACCGGAGTTCGCCGCCGCCAAAGCCGGCCTCGTGGCCCGCGGCAAGCGGGACAAGGCGGGTCGCGACCGGTCGTGGACCCTCACCTGGCTGACCCTCTCGGTCGCCGCCATCGGCGTCGCGGCGACGGGCATCTACGACGCGTACAACGACGGGCCCCACTGGACGGCATACGTCGCGGTGGCGCTGGGCGTCGTGGCGATCGGCCTGCTGGTCAGCACGTTGATCGGCAACGGGGGCCCGCTGATCGGCCTCGGAGTCCTCCTCGCGATCACCCTCGCGATCGGCTCGCTGATACCGCGCGGCGAGATCGGCACGCAGACCCCGAGGCCGGCGAACGCCACGCAGGTCGAGTCGCACTACCTGCACGGCATCGGCCGGATCGAGCTCGATCTCACCGGCCTCAGCAACCCGCAGGCGATGCTGGGCCGCACGGTCAAGATCAAGACCGGCATCGGCGAGACCAAGGTCATCGTGCCCACCGGGCTCAACGTGCGCGTCACGTCGGACATCGACGCCGGCGAGATCCGCGTGTTCGACCGCGAGACGGACGGCACCGACACCGACCTCACCTATCCCGCCGCTGAAACGGGCGCAGCCCTGACGATCGACATCCACCAACGCATCGGAGACATCGAGGTGATCCGCAGATGA
- a CDS encoding PspC domain-containing protein: MKKLTRSRDDKWFGGVCGGLADYTGMDAGLIRILVAVFSILGFGSVIVAYIVAWILVPAEQPAASQTVWAQATDVPATESVPAPPSA, translated from the coding sequence ATGAAGAAGCTCACCCGAAGCCGTGACGACAAGTGGTTCGGAGGTGTCTGCGGAGGCCTCGCCGACTACACCGGCATGGACGCCGGCCTGATCCGCATCCTCGTCGCGGTGTTCTCGATCCTGGGCTTCGGCTCGGTGATCGTCGCCTACATCGTGGCGTGGATCCTGGTGCCCGCCGAGCAGCCGGCTGCCTCACAGACCGTGTGGGCGCAGGCTACTGACGTTCCTGCCACAGAGAGCGTGCCTGCACCGCCGTCTGCGTGA
- a CDS encoding glycerophosphodiester phosphodiesterase: MSPAPIVIAHRGVPGERLEHTRPSYLLAIAQGADYIEPDVVSTKDGVLVVRHENEIGGTTDVAERAEFADRKVSKFVDGIPHTGWFTEDFTLEEIKTLRVRERLPALRPQNIPLEDVEKILTFDEVLNIAEDASEGREEPIGVYVETKHPTYFAGIGHDLNDLLIANLERRRVNHDGAKVIIQSMETGNLRSLRDRTPLPLIQLMDRQGAPYDLVEARDPRTYADLVAPHELAAIASYADGIGPNKSQVIARDKKYRLAGETGLVGHAHAAGLLVHIWTMRNENNFLPTNLRTSNDKAAHGDAVGEYLAFFDAGVDGVFSDFTQTAVQARSLWQERQ; encoded by the coding sequence GTGTCCCCGGCACCCATCGTCATCGCCCACCGCGGAGTTCCCGGCGAGCGACTCGAGCACACGCGGCCGTCCTACCTGCTCGCGATCGCGCAGGGTGCCGACTACATCGAGCCCGATGTCGTCAGCACCAAGGACGGTGTGCTGGTGGTGCGGCACGAGAACGAGATCGGCGGCACGACGGATGTGGCCGAGCGGGCCGAGTTCGCGGATCGCAAGGTCTCCAAGTTCGTCGACGGGATCCCGCACACGGGATGGTTCACCGAGGACTTCACGCTCGAGGAGATCAAGACGCTGCGGGTCCGTGAGCGGCTCCCGGCGCTGCGCCCGCAGAACATCCCGCTGGAGGACGTCGAGAAGATCCTGACGTTCGACGAGGTGCTCAACATCGCCGAGGACGCCAGCGAGGGCCGCGAGGAGCCGATCGGGGTCTACGTCGAGACCAAGCACCCGACCTACTTCGCCGGGATCGGCCACGACCTCAACGACCTGCTGATCGCCAACCTCGAGCGTCGCCGGGTCAACCACGACGGTGCCAAGGTCATCATCCAGTCGATGGAGACCGGCAACCTCCGGAGCCTGCGCGACCGGACGCCGCTTCCGCTGATCCAGCTGATGGACCGGCAGGGCGCGCCGTACGACCTGGTCGAGGCGCGCGACCCCAGGACGTACGCGGACCTCGTGGCGCCGCATGAGCTGGCGGCCATCGCCTCGTACGCCGACGGCATCGGGCCCAACAAGAGCCAGGTCATCGCCCGCGACAAGAAGTACCGGTTGGCCGGTGAGACCGGCCTCGTCGGCCATGCTCATGCCGCCGGGCTGCTGGTCCACATCTGGACGATGCGCAACGAGAACAACTTCCTCCCGACCAACCTGCGGACCAGCAACGACAAGGCCGCCCACGGCGATGCCGTGGGCGAGTACCTTGCGTTCTTCGACGCCGGGGTGGACGGCGTCTTCTCCGACTTCACGCAGACGGCGGTGCAGGCACGCTCTCTGTGGCAGGAACGTCAGTAG